In Mytilus edulis chromosome 6, xbMytEdul2.2, whole genome shotgun sequence, the following proteins share a genomic window:
- the LOC139527031 gene encoding mitochondrial fission process protein 1-like, with translation MKQNEDEEKNIDLFRETPIRYLGYANEVGEAFRSMVHVNLVRFTYVVASGYVVADAVHKGQEASQKTYQDEKKKQSRVRTAVLDTLIWQGLASVAIPGFTINRVCTFSGLLLKKSTSWPAPMRHWTTTFIGLACIPFIIKPIDRSVDYLMENSFRKWFQVGPVLKELVHHERND, from the exons ATGAAGCAAAATGAAGATGAAGAAAAGAATATTGACCTGTTCCGAGAAACCCCTATAAGATATTTAG gTTATGCTAATGAGGTTGGAGAAGCTTTTAGATCAATGGTGCATGTTAATCTGGTACGGTTTACATATGTGGTTGCTAGTGGTTACGTGGTAGCAGACGCAGTTCACAAGGGTCAAGAGGCATCACAG AAAACCTATCAGGATGAGAAGAAGAAACAAAGCCGAGTTAGAACAGCTGTATTAGATACTCTTATTTGGCAGGGACTAGCCTCCGTGGCAATACCAGGCTTTACTATAAACAGAGTTTGTACATTTAGTGGTCTCCTTCTGAAAAAATCAACCTCATGGCCTGCTCCAATGAGACATTGGACCACAACTTTTATTGGATTAGCATGTATACCTTTCATAATTAAACCAATTGATAGGTCTGTTGACTATTTAATGGAAAATTCTTTCAGGAAATGGTTCCAGGTTGGACCTGTTTTAAAAGAGTTGGTCCATCATGAACGGAACGACTGA
- the LOC139527022 gene encoding uncharacterized protein, which yields MKSNQIFTRRVGTTKTMDASENVNKDGQNCIVFDIKFEDIQPKSGKPPARFLEYQQRSQVNKIKSSEEISQKQKQAEERKKAYEKAKIERIKETTEECRKIDEKVNRLGVNTNYFGVGKSDNSKPLSTKEAIMSVKSLSKDFSKISTGIKTDSLFAKNLNNS from the exons ATGAAAAG CAACCAAATTTTTACAAGGAGAGTAGGAACTACAAAGACAATGGATGCTTCAGAAAATGTGAATAAAGATGGACAAAATTGCATTGTGTTTGATATTAAATTTGAGGATATTCAACCAAAATCAGGAAAACCACCAGCACGTTTCTTAGAATACCAACAAAGatcacaagtaaataaaataaaatcatcagAAGAGATTTCCCAGAAACAAAAACAAGCAGAGGAGAGGAAAAAG GCTTATGAAAAAGCAAAGATTGAAAGAATAAAGGAAACAACAGAAGAATGTAGGAAAATTGATGAAAAAGTGAATAGACTTGGAGTAAACACAAATTATTTTGGTGTAGGGAAATCTGACAATAGTAAACCGCTTTCTACAAAAGAGGCCATCATGTCTGTTAAATCTCTATCTAAagacttttcaaaaatttcaacaGGTATCAAAACAGATTCATTATTTGCTAAAAACTTAAACAATTCTTGA